From a region of the Suncus etruscus isolate mSunEtr1 chromosome 11, mSunEtr1.pri.cur, whole genome shotgun sequence genome:
- the LOC126022993 gene encoding olfactory receptor 6C2-like: protein MMRNHTKPTFILLGLTEDPQLKIVVFIFLFVTYMLSVTGNLTIIILTFIDSHLKTAMYFFLQNFSFLEISFTSACIPRYLYNISTGDKKISYDSCVAQVFFTDLFAATEFFLLAAMSYDRYVAICKPLHYATIMNQEVCRKLILWCWIAGLLIIFPPLSLGLNLEFCGSNIIDHFVCDAPPLLKIACSETSLIEKMIIVCAVLLFIMTLVCVILSYVYIIKTIIQFPSSQQRKKAFSTCSSHMIVVSISYGSCIFMYIKPSAKQSVAINKGVAVLTTSLAPMLNPFIYTLRNKQVKQAFNDAIKRIMLVFKK, encoded by the coding sequence ATGATGAGAAACCATACAAAACCAACTTTTATTCTGCTGGGACTGACTGAAGATCCACAACTGAAGATTgtagttttcattttcctttttgtcaCCTATATGCTGAGTGTGACTGGAAACTTGACCATCATTATCCTCACATTCATTGATTCCCATCTTAAAACTGCCATGTACTTTTTCTTacaaaatttctcctttttagaAATCTCATTTACATCTGCCTGTATTCCCAGATATTTGTACAACATATCAACAGGTGACAAGAAAATATCATATGACAGTTGTGTCGCTCAAGTTTTTTTTACTGATCTCTTTGCTGCTACAGAGTTTTTTCTTCTCGCTGCCATGTCCTATGACCGATATGTAGCCATCTGCAAGCCACTACACTATGCAACCATCATGAACCAGGAAGTCTGTAGAAAGCTCATCCTCTGGTGCTGGATAGCTGGCTTATTGATCATATTCCCTCCTCTTAGTCTGGGTCTTAATTTGGAATTTTGTGGCTCTAATATTATTGATCATTTTGTCTGTGATGCACCTCCCCTCCTAAAGATAGCATGCTCAGAAACATCACTCATAGAGAAGATGATTATAGTCTGTGCTGTGTTACTCTTTATCATGACCCTTGTATGTGTAATACTATCTTATGTATATATTATCAAGACCATTATTCAATTCCCTTCTtcccaacaaagaaaaaaggctTTTTCTACATGTTCATCTCACATGATTGTGGTCTCTATAAGCTATGGTAGTTGTATTTTCATGTATATTAAACCATCTGCAAAACAATCCGTGGCTATAAATAAAGGTGTAGCGGTGCTTACAACTTCCCTTGCTCCTATGCTGAACCCTTTCATTTACACCTTgagaaacaaacaagtaaaacaagCTTTCAATGATGCTATTAAAAGAATCATGTTAGTATTTAAAAAGTAA